The following coding sequences are from one Pseudomonas oryzae window:
- a CDS encoding nuclear transport factor 2 family protein encodes MDNNNSLAARLDRLESIEEIRQLAGKYSLSLDMRDLDSHVNLFAPDIRVGRDKVGRAHLKAWLDDTLRNQFDGTSHHLGQHIIEFVDADHATGVVYSKNEHETGAEWVIMQMLYWDDYQRIDGRWYFRRRLPCYWYATDLNKPPIGQRKMRWPGREPYHGTFHDLFPSWTEFWAARPYKETLPEVAEPAPLEGFLATLRRGAGAPKIRVR; translated from the coding sequence ATGGACAACAACAACAGCCTCGCCGCGCGCCTGGACCGCCTCGAATCCATCGAGGAAATCCGCCAGCTGGCCGGCAAGTATTCGCTGTCGCTGGACATGCGCGACCTCGACTCCCACGTCAACCTGTTCGCCCCGGACATCCGCGTCGGCCGCGACAAGGTCGGCCGCGCCCACCTCAAGGCCTGGCTCGACGACACCCTGCGCAACCAGTTCGACGGCACCTCGCACCATCTCGGCCAGCACATCATCGAGTTCGTCGACGCCGACCACGCCACCGGCGTGGTGTACTCGAAGAACGAGCACGAGACCGGCGCCGAGTGGGTGATCATGCAGATGCTCTACTGGGACGACTACCAGCGCATCGACGGGCGCTGGTACTTCCGCCGCCGTCTGCCCTGCTACTGGTACGCCACCGACCTCAACAAGCCGCCGATCGGCCAGCGCAAGATGCGCTGGCCCGGCCGCGAGCCCTACCACGGCACCTTCCACGACCTGTTCCCCTCCTGGACCGAGTTCTGGGCCGCGCGCCCGTACAAGGAAACCCTGCCCGAGGTCGCCGAGCCGGCGCCGCTGGAAGGTTTCCTCGCCACCCTGCGCCGCGGTGCCGGCGCGCCGAAGATCCGCGTGCGCTGA
- a CDS encoding SDR family NAD(P)-dependent oxidoreductase, which yields MTARLAGKVAFITGGSSGIGEATAHRFAEEGATVVICGRRAEPLEAVVAAIRDKGGNAECVVADVSDEQAFVAAIEAAAQRHGRLDIMVNNAMAYSWGAITGTDTATWHGNFSTTVDGTFWGTRTAMRLMQQQGGGSIVNLASICGLFGTAWMAGYSAAKAAVINFSRAAASEGAAANIRCNVVIPGVVATPATAGMLADDKGRANTEKLIPMRRVGEPVELANAILFLASDEASYVTGACLTVDGGRSSDLYTVLE from the coding sequence GCACGTCTTGCAGGCAAGGTCGCCTTCATCACCGGCGGCAGCTCGGGGATCGGTGAGGCCACCGCCCACCGCTTCGCCGAGGAAGGCGCCACCGTGGTCATCTGCGGCCGCCGCGCCGAGCCGCTGGAAGCGGTGGTCGCCGCCATCCGCGACAAGGGCGGCAACGCCGAATGCGTGGTCGCCGACGTCAGCGACGAACAGGCCTTCGTCGCCGCCATCGAGGCGGCGGCGCAGCGCCACGGTCGCCTGGACATCATGGTCAACAACGCCATGGCCTACAGCTGGGGCGCCATCACCGGCACCGACACTGCCACCTGGCACGGCAACTTCTCCACCACCGTGGACGGCACCTTCTGGGGCACCCGCACCGCGATGCGCCTGATGCAGCAGCAGGGCGGCGGTTCCATCGTCAACCTGGCGTCGATCTGCGGTCTGTTCGGCACCGCCTGGATGGCCGGCTATTCGGCGGCCAAGGCGGCGGTGATCAACTTCAGCCGCGCCGCCGCCTCCGAAGGCGCGGCGGCCAACATCCGCTGCAACGTGGTGATCCCCGGCGTGGTCGCCACCCCGGCCACCGCCGGCATGCTGGCCGACGACAAGGGCCGCGCCAACACCGAGAAGCTGATCCCGATGCGTCGGGTCGGCGAGCCGGTGGAGCTGGCCAACGCCATCCTGTTCCTCGCCTCCGACGAAGCCTCCTACGTCACCGGCGCCTGCCTGACCGTGGACGGCGGGCGCAGCTCGGACCTTTACACCGTACTCGAATAA
- a CDS encoding alkene reductase codes for MNPLFQPVRLGDIELANRVVMAPMTRSRAAEDGMPTLDMVEYYAQRASAGLIVAEGTAPSAAGLGYCRTPGIYSAAQIAAWRGVTAAVHAAGGRIVLQLMHVGRVASHHNKPAGAPTVAPSALRARTQLFSDAAGMVDTDQPEELSTAQVREVIEEFAQAARNARAAGFDGVELHCTSGYLPMQFMADGSNRRSDEYGGSLENRVRFPAEVLAAMAEAIGPGRVGLRICPGNPYNDTEDSDPAATAAALLDAIAPLGLAYLHVMRAQVPGLDAFALARQHFPGALILNDGFDGHSARQAIEAGQGEAVSFARHYIGNPDLAERLRVNAPLAGFDRSSLYTAGPRGYLDYPRWPVPAQ; via the coding sequence ATGAATCCGCTGTTCCAACCCGTTCGCCTCGGCGACATCGAACTGGCCAACCGCGTGGTGATGGCGCCGATGACGCGCAGCCGCGCCGCCGAAGACGGCATGCCGACCCTCGACATGGTCGAGTACTACGCCCAGCGCGCCAGCGCCGGGCTGATCGTCGCCGAAGGCACCGCGCCTTCGGCCGCCGGCCTCGGCTACTGCCGCACCCCGGGCATCTACAGCGCCGCGCAGATCGCCGCCTGGCGCGGCGTAACCGCGGCGGTGCACGCCGCCGGCGGGCGCATCGTCCTGCAGCTGATGCACGTCGGCCGGGTCGCCAGCCACCACAACAAGCCGGCCGGCGCGCCGACCGTGGCGCCCTCGGCGCTGCGCGCGCGCACCCAGCTGTTCAGCGACGCCGCCGGCATGGTCGACACCGACCAGCCTGAGGAACTCAGCACCGCACAGGTCCGCGAAGTGATCGAAGAGTTCGCCCAGGCCGCGCGCAACGCCCGCGCCGCCGGCTTCGACGGCGTCGAGCTGCACTGCACCAGCGGCTACCTGCCGATGCAATTCATGGCCGACGGCAGCAACCGCCGCAGTGACGAATACGGCGGCAGCCTGGAAAACCGCGTGCGCTTCCCCGCCGAGGTGCTCGCCGCCATGGCCGAGGCCATCGGCCCCGGCCGGGTCGGCCTGCGCATCTGCCCGGGTAACCCCTACAACGACACCGAGGACAGCGATCCGGCCGCCACCGCCGCAGCGCTGCTGGATGCCATCGCCCCGCTGGGCCTGGCCTACCTGCACGTGATGCGCGCGCAGGTGCCGGGCCTGGACGCCTTCGCCCTGGCCCGCCAGCACTTCCCCGGCGCGCTGATCCTCAACGACGGCTTCGACGGCCACAGCGCGCGCCAGGCCATCGAGGCCGGGCAGGGCGAGGCGGTGTCCTTCGCCCGCCACTACATCGGCAACCCGGACCTGGCCGAGCGCCTGCGCGTCAACGCGCCGCTGGCTGGCTTCGACCGCAGCTCGCTGTACACCGCAGGGCCGCGCGGCTACCTCGACTACCCGCGCTGGCCGGTGCCGGCGCAGTGA